CGTTTGCGTTGGAACCCTGATTCACGAGCGGTTTATCCTGACAGATGTACAATGTGGAGACTCCGTTGGAATTATCAGACCTTGGGGGAGTACGGAAGAATTGGTTCTGAACTGGCGGAGGACCATGTGGTCGCTGCATTCTTCAGAAACGCCAACTTTAATCCGAAAACGCAGGCGAATAACATTGGCCTAATGAAACCGGTCCGAATTGTAGTATATAAAGAGCATATAAGACCAGTCTGCATTCTGCTAGACTTACGAGTGCAGACGTTAGCTGATGAACTGGACTATTTCAACTGAACTACATGGCAGAACTCAGACAACAGCTCTGGGCTGAGCTCCATAACTGAGGTCCGGATGCCGCAGGCATGTGGAGAACTGGACAAGAGTCAGTTCTGTGCCGGCCTCAAGGATCTGGAATCCTGAGACGAACCCTCTGGCGCAGCCTTGACTCGTGAAATTAACTATATTGGTCCAAGCCGGGCAGTTCTGTTTGGAATCGCGAATACAGTTAAGGGA
This portion of the Drosophila santomea strain STO CAGO 1482 chromosome 3L, Prin_Dsan_1.1, whole genome shotgun sequence genome encodes:
- the LOC120447600 gene encoding LOW QUALITY PROTEIN: transmembrane protease serine 13 (The sequence of the model RefSeq protein was modified relative to this genomic sequence to represent the inferred CDS: inserted 2 bases in 2 codons; substituted 2 bases at 2 genomic stop codons), whose protein sequence is MYSKLEIVAVLTSLLIFXSVSGSAQFLQTICGERGHALSPDAVGPWAAFLHYSGRIVCVGTLIHERFILTDVQCGDSVGIIRXLGEYGRIGSELAEDHVVAAFFRNANFNPKTQANNIGLMKPVRIVVYKEHIRPVCILLDLRVQTLADELDYFNXTTWQNSDNSSGLSSITEVRMPQACGELDKSQFCAGLKDLESXDEPSGAALTREINYIGPSRAVLFGIANTVKGNCSNSRTYTDVVRLHHWIGMVIYSFNTKDAMDEPHNTVTTELDELYRPQRKNSGFETTSRK